One genomic window of Augochlora pura isolate Apur16 chromosome 5, APUR_v2.2.1, whole genome shotgun sequence includes the following:
- the Mad gene encoding mothers against decapentaplegic homolog 1 isoform X2, whose translation MDDEEGSSSSGPMSSLNSLFSFTSPAVKKLLGWKQGDEEEKWAEKAVDSLVKKLKKRKGAIEELERALSCPGTPSKCVTIPRSLDGRLQVSHRKGLPHVIYCRVWRWPDLQSHHELKPLELCQYPFSAKQKEVCINPYHYKRVESPVLPPVLVPRHSEYPPGHSLLPFHQIAEPTMPHNVSYSSSGFNAGSTGGVNPTSPMSSVGSVPSPGSTTSPNPQSPYGTNGLPETPPPAYSPPEDGSQPGQSPPPDPVAMDTTGSSEVAPVCYQEPPYWASIAYYELNCRVGEVFHCHSHSVIVDGFTNPSNNSDRFCLGQLSNVNRNSTIENTRRHIGKGVHLYYVGGEVYAECLSDSAIFVQSRNCNHHHGFHPSTVCKIPPGCSLKIFNNQEFAQLLSQSVNHGFEAVYELTKMCTIRMSFVKGWGAEYHRQDVTSTPCWIEAHLHGPLQWLDKVLTQMGSPHNAISSVS comes from the exons atGGACGATGAAGAGGGATCCTCGAGCTCTGGACCTATGTCTTCTTTGaatagtttattttcattcactAGTCCTGCTGTGAAAAAGTTACTCGGCTGGAAGCAGGGTGATGAAGAGGAGAAATGGGCTGAAAAGGCGGTTGATTCGCtggtaaaaaaattgaaaaaaagaaagggtgCAATAGAAGAACTAGAACGTGCCTTGAGTTGTCCTGGTACACCTAGCAAGTGCGTGACAATACCAAGAAGTTTAGATGGCAGGCTACAAGTATCGCATCGTAAAGGTTTACCACATGTTATTTATTGTCGGGTGTGGAGATGGCCAGATTTACAATCTCATCATGAATTAAAGCCATTAGAATTATGTCAATATCCTTTCTCTGCAAAACAAAAGGAAGTTTGTATCAATCCCTATCATTACAAAAGAGTGGAGAGTCCGGTACTTCCACCGGTACTGGTGCCTAGACATTCAGAATATCCTCCTGGACATTCTTTGCTACCATTTCACCAGATAGCTGAACCAACAATGCCCCATAATGTATCATATTCTTCCAGTGGATTTAATGCTGGATCCACTGGGGGTGTAAACCCAACTTCACCTATGTCTTCAGTTGGTTCAGTTCCCAGTCCAGGAAGTACAACATCACCGAATCCGCAGAGTCCTTATGGTACCAATGGATTACCAGAAACTCCTCCTCCAGCTTATTCTCCACCCGAAGATGGGTCACAACCTGGACAGTCACCACCACCTGATCCAGTAGCAATGGATACAACTGGTTCATCTGAAGTAGCTCCAGTGTGTTACCAGGAACCACCCTATTGGGCCTCGATCGCTTATTACGAGCTAAACTGCAGAGTGGGAGAAGTTTTTCATTGTCACTCTCACTCTGTAATAGTGGATGGCTTCACAAATCCAAGCAACAATTCCGACCGTTTTTGCCTTGGACAATTATCTAATGTAAATCGGAATTCTACTATCGAGAATACAAGAAGACACATAGGCAAAGGAGTGCATCTATATTATGTAGGTGGCGAAGTATACGCGGAATGTCTCTCCGATTCTGCTATATTCGTGCAATCTAGAAATTGTAATCACCATCATGGATTTCATCCTAGTACAGTTTGTAAGATTCCACCAGGATGTTcattaaagatatttaataaccaGGAGTTTGCGCAGCTGCTCTCGCAAAGCGTGAACCACGGCTTTGAAGCCGTTTACGAGTTAACAAAAATGTGTACTATAAG aatgTCCTTTGTTAAAGGATGGGGTGCTGAATACCATCGACAAGACGTCACTTCAACTCCCTGTTGGATAGAAGCACATTTACATGGACCCTTACAGTGGTTGGATAAAGTGTTAACGCAGATGGGTTCTCCCCATAATGCTATAAGTTCTGTGTCATAA
- the Mad gene encoding mothers against decapentaplegic homolog 1 isoform X1: protein MDDEEGSSSSGPMSSLNSLFSFTSPAVKKLLGWKQGDEEEKWAEKAVDSLVKKLKKRKGAIEELERALSCPGTPSKCVTIPRSLDGRLQVSHRKGLPHVIYCRVWRWPDLQSHHELKPLELCQYPFSAKQKEVCINPYHYKRVESPVLPPVLVPRHSEYPPGHSLLPFHQIAEPTMPHNVSYSSSGFNAGSTGGVNPTSPMSSVGSVPSPGSTTSPNPQSPYGTNGLPETPPPAYSPPEDGSQPGQSPPPDPVAMDTTGSSEVAPVCYQEPPYWASIAYYELNCRVGEVFHCHSHSVIVDGFTNPSNNSDRFCLGQLSNVNRNSTIENTRRHIGKGVHLYYVGGEVYAECLSDSAIFVQSRNCNHHHGFHPSTVCKIPPGCSLKIFNNQEFAQLLSQSVNHGFEAVYELTKMCTIRMSFVKGWGAEYHRQDVTSTPCWIEAHLHGPLQWRKDIVKCRKKPDDLGAVFNIT, encoded by the exons atGGACGATGAAGAGGGATCCTCGAGCTCTGGACCTATGTCTTCTTTGaatagtttattttcattcactAGTCCTGCTGTGAAAAAGTTACTCGGCTGGAAGCAGGGTGATGAAGAGGAGAAATGGGCTGAAAAGGCGGTTGATTCGCtggtaaaaaaattgaaaaaaagaaagggtgCAATAGAAGAACTAGAACGTGCCTTGAGTTGTCCTGGTACACCTAGCAAGTGCGTGACAATACCAAGAAGTTTAGATGGCAGGCTACAAGTATCGCATCGTAAAGGTTTACCACATGTTATTTATTGTCGGGTGTGGAGATGGCCAGATTTACAATCTCATCATGAATTAAAGCCATTAGAATTATGTCAATATCCTTTCTCTGCAAAACAAAAGGAAGTTTGTATCAATCCCTATCATTACAAAAGAGTGGAGAGTCCGGTACTTCCACCGGTACTGGTGCCTAGACATTCAGAATATCCTCCTGGACATTCTTTGCTACCATTTCACCAGATAGCTGAACCAACAATGCCCCATAATGTATCATATTCTTCCAGTGGATTTAATGCTGGATCCACTGGGGGTGTAAACCCAACTTCACCTATGTCTTCAGTTGGTTCAGTTCCCAGTCCAGGAAGTACAACATCACCGAATCCGCAGAGTCCTTATGGTACCAATGGATTACCAGAAACTCCTCCTCCAGCTTATTCTCCACCCGAAGATGGGTCACAACCTGGACAGTCACCACCACCTGATCCAGTAGCAATGGATACAACTGGTTCATCTGAAGTAGCTCCAGTGTGTTACCAGGAACCACCCTATTGGGCCTCGATCGCTTATTACGAGCTAAACTGCAGAGTGGGAGAAGTTTTTCATTGTCACTCTCACTCTGTAATAGTGGATGGCTTCACAAATCCAAGCAACAATTCCGACCGTTTTTGCCTTGGACAATTATCTAATGTAAATCGGAATTCTACTATCGAGAATACAAGAAGACACATAGGCAAAGGAGTGCATCTATATTATGTAGGTGGCGAAGTATACGCGGAATGTCTCTCCGATTCTGCTATATTCGTGCAATCTAGAAATTGTAATCACCATCATGGATTTCATCCTAGTACAGTTTGTAAGATTCCACCAGGATGTTcattaaagatatttaataaccaGGAGTTTGCGCAGCTGCTCTCGCAAAGCGTGAACCACGGCTTTGAAGCCGTTTACGAGTTAACAAAAATGTGTACTATAAG aatgTCCTTTGTTAAAGGATGGGGTGCTGAATACCATCGACAAGACGTCACTTCAACTCCCTGTTGGATAGAAGCACATTTACATGGACCCTTACAGTG GAGAAAAGATATAGTGAAATGTAGAAAGAAACCTGATGATTTGGGagcagtttttaatattacatag